The sequence ACATTATAAAGATGAGTCCGTCCACGGCCGTCCATCTTCGGCAATCTCCGGAAGTCTTCGGGCCAATTACTCACAGCATATCGTGTTACCTGATATGGTTGTACAGGTTGGTCTGGAGGCGTGTTCCTTGGGTGAAGACGTCAGGAAAAAACAGAGAAGTCCGGATGTTGACAATGACGTTACATTTCTTGATTGCGGGAGCGGTCAGATAGAATGACACCTCTGGAACGCAACAGTCTGAAAGTTCGGCGTTGGTCCTCCAAAGTGCCACGGACTCACTGTGTCCGACCAAGTCCTTGGTCCGGCAAAAGGGGGAAGACTGGTCACATGCCACACCTACGGATACGACAGCTATTAAACGATATGCTTCAATATCCAAAAGTATGTGAATGGTGGACAGCAACTCCCAATGAGTATGGCAAGCCGGGTACCATCCAAACATACTATATAGCtatcatattacatttgtataccaaCATCGTGCCGTAATTTGTAAGACGCACGCATTCAATAGTAAATGTGTTCCAATTGGATGAATATTACCTGATGATAGAGCTATCGTTCATAATGCTTTTAAACATGAGAGATGAATATATCACTGATGATATCATTTAATCATAGCTTTAGTATACTTGAGGCAACAAAAAGGGCTGAAGCAAGCCATTTAGGACACAACcctgtatttttttcagccaaCTTCTCGGCAGCTGCCTGACAGACTACTGCCttcattatcatgattatgttgatatgcacacaaacacaagtaCAGTATTTCAACTCGTTTCTCGGTCATAATGTTTTAATGATACAAATCTGGGTAGCCTGAGTGATCATATATGATCAAGGCTTCTTGCACAAGTAGTGTAGTTCACCGGGACTGTTAGGAACGTCCAGCAGCTGTATGTCGGCAAACCCTGCTTCCTGCAACATCTCCGATGCCAACTCCTGTCCCCACATGGCGCCGAGACCTTTCCCGCCGAAATACAGCGACACTGTCATGTAGTGGAGCAGACTGATGCCATAATGAATGGGACTTGCTGGGTTGCTCATGTTGTCTGCGAGTTCCGTGTGGCCCCGGATGTCCACCATGGAGAAGCGCCCTCCAGACTTGACCATGCGGAAGGTTTCCCTCAGCGCGCGCTCCGGGTCGGCCTGGTCGTGCACCCCGTCCCAGACTAGAACATAGTCGAAGGAATCTGACCAATCAGCGGGCATGTTGGCCAGGTCCTGCACCTGGAACGTGACGTTGGCCAATCCGCGCTTGTTGACTTCCTCGCTAGGCCATTGGATGGCGTCCTCACACAGGTCGGTGCCAACAAACGTGCTGTTTGGGAAGTGCTGGGCCAAGATGAGAGTTGTGATGCCCCTGCCGCACGCCGCGTCAAGAACTCGGATTCCTGATTCTGGGTGGATTGAGAACAGGATGTGTATTGGATTGAAAGACGACCTTTTTCAAAAGCCATTAGCTAGCTAATAAGATGTGACTTGTGTTCCTTCAAGTGGATTCCTGTAGCCTTAATTTTGAGAGTCTCTGCTGTTGGAGCATatacgaaaaaaaaatgctccAAGTAACCTTGATTCCCTACGCATTTTGGGCTGAGGAGACATCTACTCCGTACTCACGTTGAAAGGTGAGGCGGAGGCCTGGCAGTCATTGTACTGTTATTCCTATCATATTATAAATCGAGAGCAATGGCATTGTTTATATCAAATGTATACATAGAATATGTGATGTATCAAGTCAGAAATCTGCAAAATAAATTTGCAATGCGCAAACATAACCATTTTCACATTGAATCATTTCATTACCCAAGTCTTCACGCAGTCCCGGAATTTTAGGCAGAAATTTGTCCACCAGGCTTGTCCTATGCTGCCTCTCCCTCATGTCTCCCATGAACGCATGGAATTCTGGATAGGCTGAATACGGTAGACCTTTGAATGAAAGGGAGCGGGGAATTATTGCACTtcacatactacatgtagtagtcgaTGCTGTATGATCAAAGTTAGTGCATATCATATATGTGCATATTATATACAGCCAATGCGTTCCATTACTGAGAAGactaaaaagactaaaaaaaatcTAGCTATACAAATGGGGTTTGGAACCTTTTTGGAAGCCGAAGTAATTCCGTGCTCAGAATAACTGTTCTGGTAACGTTACAGCACTGTATACACATGTCCTTTGTATTTTGTGCACGTTATATTGTCGTCACGTGATTACAGTATGTAGCCTCATTTGCGAATTTCCAGGAGTGTTGGAGATGGTGGTGTAGGGGGATGAGTCACGATTTTAaatgtgcatgtacaatgtacaattggACGCCAGCAGGTTCCTATGTCGTGAAGGGCGCGGACTGCGCCAATCAGCGCTAGCGCTTCCCCAACAATAATCGCCAGCGCTCGCGGGAGGCCGCGAGGGAGGCTGACCTGGATTACTGTAGCGGTGTCATAAGAATTTAAGAAAATTGGAATTCGGTCTGTCTAATTGTGTCGAAAGGTTTAGTTCAAGTTTAAGTTTAATTTCTTTCGACACTGTAGAGCTTTCATATCGTGACTAGCATGGAAAgtgaatttgaaataaaacgAATCTCTACATTGTGACACATTCAACAAACTGTAACACTGACCCTTGGGTCCATCTGCTGGGAAGCAATCCGCCACGTCACCTGCAACCAGAGCTAACTGGCTCATTAAGTCAGGATAGCCTAAGCGTCCTAACATGCACAGGCGGTGCTTGGGTAAGAAGTATGTCTTCTGCTCCTTATCGTACTCGACAATCTGACCGGTCACCATCACGGCCAGCCATTCGCGAACGTACCTATTTGCGAGGAAGACAAGTAATGGTAACATGTGTCTGAGTGGTCTGCATGGTCTTGTACTTATTTTCCCAATCATCCTGAGCAATTTCAAAGCTAGTGATCTGACGACATCTAGCGAAAGCTTCGATACTGCATGGACGAGAAGGTAACTAAAAGTTCCAACTTACCGCAAAGGTCAAACCTGGGTTAGTCACATATCTGGATATAGTTCATGTTCGATCCAAAGACGTGAGTAAGCTCGAGGCATTCACATATCACACGACATAGGTTGAAAGTGGTTGTTCCAGTTATGAGTTATGCCAAATTTACACATTGGGTATTCAGGATAAAATTTACCTTCCGGGTGTGTACCACCTTTATAAAAGTTACAATAAAAGCAAACCTAATCGTGCGCCTGTGCCTGTGAGACCTCACAGCTTACCTCTCCTTCATGTTCGCCATCTCTGCGATCTGTGCAGACGTTTTCGGACCTTCCATACCTGCAAGGTGTTTAAATAGACCCATGCGGGTGCCCATGGAAATCGCCAGGGTGACGAACCCGGACGAGACACTACACAGCACCAGATGCTGCATGTGTGTGGTCAACAAATCTATTAGCAAACGCTTCGGTTTAATGACGTAAGCAGACTCTAATTTTCTACGATTGAAATGGGAAACTACTTAAAATGGTTGTGACATCATGATATTACATGCGCTATATTTCCGGAATAAACACTTGAAATTTTGATTGTTAAAATCAACATAGTGCTTTCGTACTTGGCGCTTATGGAGCCACAATATATCAcgtggaaattagaaaatgaaatgtGTGTGCATCACTTTGTTCACATTACTAAGGCCTTCTCCCTATCAACTTTTCACGTCACGTCATCTATGTCATCTATGATCTTTATGGTTGTCTAGTGTCGGATGAACTTCAACAGTGGGTTTATGACAAGTCTAAACATATTGCATTATGCCGCTTACCAACTTCCGTCTCAAAAATAATCACTTAAAATGGTAAAGCCTTTAAGGGGACCTTTAATTTGTTCTTGACCTTAAGCGGAAAGGTCATTTTAATGACGCACGTTCACTTGGAGTGGTAGAGCCTGCTCAGTCTCTTACGCACTGGCCAGCATTGTGTGTGTAGCTAATTAACTGTCAATGACGTCATGCTAATTTTCATAGATTATTGCATTGCAATAAGGCACTACCTAATTAAAGTTAAGGTCCACATTTGACTTAAAATAGTATGTTTTAAAGCACCCATAAACTCGCCAGCCACCCCTCAATAGTACCGTTAATAGCGATTCCTCGTTTCCTGTTATCCATgcagacacagaaaaaaaaatagacacaaAAATGGTCCCATCTGACAAGAAGCTGAAAATGACTCATTCCTAAAATCAAGGATTACTGTCCTATTTGTGTGAAATTAATGTCTCTGGAGACTTTCACTTCGTTTCTCATGATATTTGTCTTCGTTTTTAGATGTAGTTCAGTGACTTTTGTTCTACAAGATTTTCGCTCTACAGGTCTTTCTGTCTATAcgtgtttttttgtgtcatttaaaGGAAAGTAGTAATTGAGAGCCACATGTGATATATTATTGCATCAGCAAGGTAAACAAAGAACAGGAAATAAGTCATTTTGGGTACACAAACCACCGGTTTGTTTTTGACCGCTATAATTGGCGATCAGTGGTTAAGTGCTGCTGCTAATACAGAAGCTCTGACGCACTCGCCGCCTGCATGTTTGCAGTAGATATCATATATAAGTGAGGAAATTGCAGGGAAGTTGTGCTAAACGGGTGGCAGAGGAGGCGAGAGAGCCATCAGAAAAACAAGGTAGGCGGCGGTGAGTTTGAAGCAAGAGAACTGTAGAAGGTTTGTGGACAGCTAGCGTAACGTGAAGTTTGGTTAAAATGGGTTATATTATTTATGCTTCGGTGATTATGATTTATTCCTAAAATCAAAGATTACTGTCGTTTTTGTGTGAAAGTAATGTTTCTGGAGACTTTCACTTGGTTTCTTATAATTGTCTTCCGTTTTAAATGTAGTTCAGTGTCCGTAATTTGTTGCCTGTGCGAAATGAAGAAAAGCACAAGTTTAATCACTTAAGTCAGATCAACGACGACAAAAAAGACTCTCAAGTGGATACAAAGCGTTCTAACCCTCAAATGCATATTTATCGTAAACCTCACAGATCACTTTCTCACGCACACAGCCGTGCATGATGATTATATTGGGTAAAGACCTGTGTTATGATTTTTAGTTATCTATACCATGTTTTTTATATGCACGTATATGTGCACTTGAAATTCTTTTCAACTAtctttttcttcttgattttAGTTCGAGAATCAAAGACGACTTGCTCGACTCCCACAACGATACTCGCACTTAAGTATCAGAATGGGGAACGATAGCTACAGTAACAACACAAGCTCATTCCAGGAGGACCCTTTCTTCACCTTTAGCACCGTCTTCAAAATCATCCTCTGCGTCATCGGGTTGCTAGGTAACGGGCTCGTCATGTACGTCATCATGAGGTACCCCAAACTGCATAACGCCCCCAATCTGTACATCCTGAACCTGTCCCTCGCACAGTTTCTGTACTATGTCCGGGAAGTCATACAGGTTGCGTTCATGGTGATCGGACCCTGGACCTTCGGTGTGGCGATGTGCAAAGTTTACCGCTTTGTGTGGGCGGTCAGCATTTTAGCGGGATCTGCGTTTCTTGCCATCCTAAGCGTCGAACGCCACCAGGCCGTGGTCAATCCTGTCCGGAGTTGGCTTGACCACATGGCCCAAGAACGGAGGGTAGCGTTTCGGAACGCATGCATCGTCTGGGGCATCGTCGCGTTCCTGTGCGTTCCTCATCTCGTCTTTGCAAGTGTGACTAACGTTGGTGCCATGATAGATTGTTACTATGTCGCCGTCGGGTCAATGGACGCTCACACTTTCAACACGATCCGCATCTTCTATTCCGTAGGACTGGGCTTCGTTGTCCCGCTCATAATCATGGTCCCGCACTACGTTCTCCTCATTGTAAAGCTGCGAGAGGTTCGGGCAGGAAACCGAGACGGGGGTAGTAACGCCTTGGGCCGCGTCTCCAGACTGGTCGTCGTCCTGGTTACAGTTTTCGTCGTCTTCAACCTGCCGGGTCACGTGGTGAATATTCTCACCAGTGTTTTCGGCAGCGTTAACTTAAGTACGTCGACCCAGTGGTTCACTTACGCCTTGCAAGACGTTTCGCCTTGTCTGAATCCCGTCCTCTGTGCCGTCGTGCCCGAGAACTTCCGTTCCGCGGTCTTCAAGACGCTGTGCACCTGGCCCTTTCGTCCGAAGAACCATCCACGCTGTAAGTAATCTTATTAAGCATACCATATTTGTCCGTAAAGGGAAtatctatataaaaaaaacttatcaGCTTTTGTTACAAAACTCGTGCTTCGAAATGGATTCTAGAAGTTAGGCGTTTCCCTGAAAGTCCCTCCGAGTGAAAAACTTCCACCAACGTAGATCAACTGTTAACCATTTGTTTggtcaagaaagaaaaaaagtgcaCTAAAATAAAAGCAAAGAAGTATGCTTAGACTCTATATCACAAATCAGTAAAAGTCAAAATACAAAACGAGTTACATAGCATCGATATCGGGATTCAGAACGTTACTTGCATGTCCCTTTCCTCGGGCTGCTATACTGACATCCTATAGTAGTACTCCTATACTTAAAATTTATATGGTTGTCCTTCACAGCAAGCGTCGCCGTAACAACACCCGTGGACTGTGAGCCGAGAGCGCCCCCTTCCGTCTCTCATGAAACTACTTTGTGATTATGTCACCGACAAAACTACGCAGAGTAAAATCTGGTACAGGATTACCAATATAACAAGTGATAAATTATGTCGCTGTGGTCTGTGAACGTTTTTAAACTCCAAGAAGAGCTGGCTATACTTCACGCAATTTGATATGATGAGGCATTGAGAGagaagctacatgtattaaTAATTGTTATCAAAGTCACTATTTCGTTAAGTCACATCGATTGTTTCTAAAGAATGTCTCGTATTTACATGAAATGTGAGCGGAATATTAATTTCGCCGACATTTTTGGCAGTCTGCGGCAAACACTCGGCACTTTCCGTCAGGCACTCGGTTGTTCGGATGTCAGCTCCATGACGTCACCCAGGTCGTCGTCGTCGTACAACTTTGCTGAGCTCTTTCTCCCTCGGAACGTTGGATTGCTGAACCTGGTTGTGTTTGACTTGTACAGAGGGTTCTCTGACTGCAAAGTTGTGAAGTAAATAATGTTAAAAGAATGATTTTGACTTTTAGAAATAAAGTTTAAGCTGCACACCAAAGTATTTGTTAATAATTCATTATATTGCCACAACGACATCGTTGGGCGATAGAGCTTTCCATTAAATGCATGCTCCAGCTGTTCATTTGGACGGGACTACGGGGAACAAGATCTTACTACAAAaagaacatctgtatctgtcGCTGTATATCATcaactttggcaacaaattCCTGTAATACATTACTCCGCAAATGCATAGAGCAGGACAATTGCTCAGATTCCTTCTTGGGAAAGTATTTGCCATGGAATAACATTTTGGCATTAAAGTGTGTAAATCGATCAATGTTCAACTCACGGAAGTGAATTTAGCCGCCTGACGTTCCCGTTCAAACCGCCGATACTCCACCCTGTCATACAGGTAAATGAGAATGCGCCACAGGACCAGGAGCGCTAGACCAATCAGAACGATGCCCCCGATCACGCCAAGGACGATGGGAAGAACAGGCACCGGGCCTGGACATTCTGGTACCACCatgttggaagaaaaaaatagattCGTCCTATGTAAAGAATATTTATTGAATGATACATGACGTTATGTACCGTTTTCTGACTAAAGTATCCGTTTGTCTCCGTGTAATACACAACTTTACAGGTtcgttttatttcttgattttcaTATCAGTatcacaaaaaacaaacaccgaGTCGCTtcgatgtatgtatgtatgctcatgtttttttgttcaaaCGTTGTTtataaagaagtttatttgcaagttcgtgcccgagggctaattgcaagtacatggtataaacatagcacatatacaagtaagaatggacagttatgaacaatattctactctaatactagtgttcgctatttctaaacaggttgtgtttgacttcttttttggaagcagagggagacgaaaagccccactttttctaaaatttgtgggttctgagactttaagagaaaagtggctttttgttcgtctgtcaatgtggagAAGTTGGAaaataagtctttgtggcttctctaaataGGATGATTCTTTCTGTTTGGTTGAATggacatttggaaataaaatgtgtttcgtctcccattGCTTTAGATGTTGAAATATTATAATCACATTAAAAATACAATGACGAAGCTATACATGTTGAAACAAACTTCTTCATCACcatctttatttcatttcatttgcatTCTGGTCTGGTTTGCATAACGAAAATGATAATGAGAGTCATCCACTGTTGATATAATGTTCGAAATATGAGATCTTTGAGATTACCTTTAGTTTTCTTGACAGTGACCTCTAGCTCGTTGTTATGACTTTTGCCATAGGTGAAAGTGACGATGCAATCATCGTCGTCATGGAAACGGCATGTCTCTGCACTGTCCAGGATATCGTCTGCAGAGATGTggtaatatatatgtattagcGGGACGTCTAAAACAGACAGGCACAAGTTGCCTGTCTGTTTTAGACGGCTTCTTAAAATTGAAACAATAACGGGCCATGGGAGTTCAATCATTGTGGCACCACAAGATGTACGTGGTGTCACATTCAAGAAGCGCGCACATTCTTAAACTTGTTCCCATCACAATAGCATGTGTTCGAAAAAACGTAGACAGGAAAATGTGTTGCGTTTAGCTCGAAGCTTGTGTTTTTGTGCTCCGTACCCGGTAAAGACTGGACTATTGTGACGTTGAGTGGACATCGTTCTGAACACTGTTCAGACGTCAGCTGGCCGGTCTGGAACGCCAGACACTGGACACATGCCTGGTTCGCTACACAGTGTCCCGGACAGGTCTGAAAATAACAGAATTACACGAGAAATTCGTAATGATAGACCAATCATGAAAAAAAGATGATCTACACACATGGTCAAAAGACATAAAACAGAATTACTTATCTTTTAAATCTAATATGAGTAGCAAGTCATATGTCAAGTTGCCGCATTTTAAACAGCCATGTGCTCTTGCTTCCTTTCGGACTGTAAACTCTTTAACGTTACTCATCATACTCAGAACTGACGGAGTCAGCCTACATAAAGGACTGAGGTGTCCTGAGTGGTCAACGTTTTATGCATTTGCCTCTGTAATCTACGTCGCTGGCATGGGTAATCATACTTCCACTATATTCCTTATTGCTTATCTGTGTAAGAGTTACGACCACGGACGTCTTCTCTACGTACGGTACATCACTTCCATAGTCAAACCTGACTAGCAAACCATTGAAGCTGGCAACTACCTCATACATAAGTCACGTTAAGACAGCCACGTCCAATTTTACATAAGACCAACTGCATAAGACCCTCTTGTCCGGAACAACGACCATTTCCCCAGTCTCTTGACCAATATTGACTGTACATAAAAGAGACTAAGAAGAATAGCACACTGATCACATACCAGGCTGAAACATTGCCACGCTAACTCACCGGGCAGCTGTCGCACCGCTCCCCGCCGTACGGACTATCTG comes from Branchiostoma floridae strain S238N-H82 chromosome 2, Bfl_VNyyK, whole genome shotgun sequence and encodes:
- the LOC118409080 gene encoding uncharacterized protein LOC118409080; this translates as MQHLVLCSVSSGFVTLAISMGTRMGLFKHLAGMEGPKTSAQIAEMANMKERYVREWLAVMVTGQIVEYDKEQKTYFLPKHRLCMLGRLGYPDLMSQLALVAGDVADCFPADGPKGLPYSAYPEFHAFMGDMRERQHRTSLVDKFLPKIPGLREDLESGIRVLDAACGRGITTLILAQHFPNSTFVGTDLCEDAIQWPSEEVNKRGLANVTFQVQDLANMPADWSDSFDYVLVWDGVHDQADPERALRETFRMVKSGGRFSMVDIRGHTELADNMSNPASPIHYGISLLHYMTVSLYFGGKGLGAMWGQELASEMLQEAGFADIQLLDVPNSPGELHYLCKKP
- the LOC118407110 gene encoding somatostatin receptor type 2-like, which encodes MGNDSYSNNTSSFQEDPFFTFSTVFKIILCVIGLLGNGLVMYVIMRYPKLHNAPNLYILNLSLAQFLYYVREVIQVAFMVIGPWTFGVAMCKVYRFVWAVSILAGSAFLAILSVERHQAVVNPVRSWLDHMAQERRVAFRNACIVWGIVAFLCVPHLVFASVTNVGAMIDCYYVAVGSMDAHTFNTIRIFYSVGLGFVVPLIIMVPHYVLLIVKLREVRAGNRDGGSNALGRVSRLVVVLVTVFVVFNLPGHVVNILTSVFGSVNLSTSTQWFTYALQDVSPCLNPVLCAVVPENFRSAVFKTLCTWPFRPKNHPRSSVAVTTPVDCEPRAPPSVSHETTL